One part of the [Synechococcus] sp. NIES-970 genome encodes these proteins:
- a CDS encoding hypothetical protein (conserved hypothetical protein), which translates to MFFKKCVSLLLAMSAVIATPMYVRAQSSQNQSNTMNNDNSLGNTGVVNQTAVYNLGQSATYGFRGIVCPRPSLVFSGSMNGNTFDGGDSNSYAVSGAIIIPLGGQVGRNCEEFSTTLLAREQAELERYQVESSAEIVKLCTNMISAGVQVDAEVYPILARQCSAVRLVSQGQPSSNE; encoded by the coding sequence ATGTTTTTTAAAAAGTGTGTCTCACTTCTATTAGCGATGTCTGCAGTCATAGCAACACCGATGTATGTTAGAGCGCAATCATCTCAAAATCAGAGTAATACCATGAATAATGATAATTCATTAGGAAATACTGGTGTCGTTAACCAAACTGCTGTATATAACCTAGGACAAAGCGCGACTTACGGTTTTAGGGGAATTGTCTGCCCCCGGCCATCTCTAGTATTTAGTGGCTCTATGAATGGAAACACATTTGATGGAGGTGACTCTAATTCTTATGCTGTTTCTGGGGCAATCATTATCCCTTTAGGTGGGCAAGTGGGGAGAAATTGCGAAGAATTTAGCACCACCTTACTCGCCCGAGAACAGGCTGAATTAGAAAGATATCAAGTAGAATCTTCAGCAGAAATAGTTAAGCTTTGTACAAATATGATTTCTGCAGGCGTTCAGGTAGATGCAGAAGTTTATCCTATACTTGCACGGCAATGTTCTGCTGTTCGTTTAGTTTCGCAAGGTCAGCCTTCTAGTAATGAATGA